Proteins encoded in a region of the Niveispirillum cyanobacteriorum genome:
- a CDS encoding hydantoinase B/oxoprolinase family protein: MVAKIIETNPTPFQKIAIDPITLDIIENALRNARAEMDATLFRTAMSPGIREQGDAFPLIANNEGKMVVGQFGSFLGGFLKNYKGTIEEGDVIWLSDPYSVEGAISHLNDWLVILPVFKDGKLVAWTCHFGHQTDVGGKVPGSLPTDATSIFQEGIRIPPVKLYRKGVLNEDLLELVLNNTRTRDWCRSDLNAIIASCRIAARRITELCSRFGTETFVSATGELLERNKRAMAKLIATSISEEKVSFEDYICDDGRGYGPYKLKATMWREGEKVILDWEGTSPQSESSINFYLNENMLKMFFGIYMIMVFDPQILFNDGFYDLVETRIPEGSLLKPKYPAALSCRTHGIGRVFDVLGALLGQRTPEFLNAAGFSSSPHLMLSGSYRGSGKYYQLFQIGFGGIPGRPFGDGPDGHSLWPNFTNVPNEFLEAYFPLRIERYETIPDSGGPGLHRGGNGVRIAYRFLEPGAIAIHDDRWFTYPWGVNGGEPGWRSRRVLIRADGSEKVLAAKIDDIQVRPGDLLIFDTWGGGGWGDPLARDPALVAADVKRGLVTVEGAKRYGVVLTAGRAVDAVATEALRDSLRKARGETELFNFGGGIEELRERCVAETGLPAPVDPAHQESVRAA, translated from the coding sequence ATGGTTGCCAAGATCATCGAAACCAACCCGACCCCGTTTCAGAAGATCGCCATCGACCCGATCACGCTGGACATCATCGAAAACGCCCTGCGCAACGCGCGGGCCGAAATGGACGCCACCCTGTTCCGCACCGCCATGTCGCCGGGCATCCGCGAACAGGGCGACGCCTTCCCCCTGATTGCTAATAATGAAGGCAAGATGGTGGTGGGGCAGTTCGGCTCCTTTCTGGGCGGCTTCCTGAAGAACTACAAGGGCACGATCGAGGAAGGGGACGTCATCTGGCTGTCCGACCCCTATTCGGTCGAAGGGGCCATCAGCCATCTGAATGACTGGCTGGTTATCCTGCCCGTGTTCAAGGATGGCAAGCTGGTCGCCTGGACCTGCCATTTCGGGCATCAGACCGATGTCGGTGGCAAGGTGCCGGGTAGCTTGCCCACAGACGCCACCTCCATCTTCCAGGAAGGCATCCGCATCCCGCCGGTAAAGCTGTACCGCAAGGGCGTGCTGAACGAGGATCTGTTGGAACTGGTGCTGAACAATACCCGCACACGGGACTGGTGCCGGTCGGACCTGAACGCCATCATCGCGTCCTGCCGCATCGCCGCGCGGCGCATAACGGAGCTATGCAGCCGTTTCGGAACCGAGACGTTTGTTTCTGCGACAGGAGAGTTGCTGGAACGAAACAAACGCGCCATGGCCAAGCTGATCGCGACCTCGATCAGTGAGGAGAAGGTCAGCTTTGAGGATTATATCTGCGACGATGGCCGCGGCTATGGACCTTACAAGCTGAAAGCCACCATGTGGCGCGAGGGGGAGAAGGTCATTCTGGACTGGGAAGGCACTTCGCCCCAGTCGGAAAGCTCCATCAACTTCTACCTGAATGAAAACATGCTGAAGATGTTCTTCGGCATCTACATGATCATGGTCTTTGATCCGCAGATCCTGTTCAACGATGGTTTCTATGATTTGGTGGAAACGCGCATTCCGGAAGGATCGCTGCTGAAGCCGAAATATCCGGCAGCACTCTCCTGCCGTACCCATGGTATCGGCCGCGTGTTCGACGTGCTGGGGGCCTTGTTGGGCCAGCGCACGCCGGAATTCCTGAACGCTGCCGGCTTCTCGTCCTCCCCGCATTTGATGCTGTCGGGCAGCTATCGCGGGTCGGGCAAGTATTATCAACTGTTCCAGATCGGGTTCGGCGGCATTCCGGGCCGGCCGTTCGGTGACGGGCCGGACGGTCATTCGTTGTGGCCCAATTTCACCAATGTGCCCAACGAGTTCCTGGAAGCCTATTTCCCGCTGCGGATTGAGCGGTATGAGACCATTCCCGACAGCGGCGGGCCGGGCCTGCATCGCGGCGGCAACGGCGTGCGCATCGCCTATCGTTTTCTGGAGCCCGGCGCCATCGCCATTCATGACGACCGCTGGTTCACCTATCCCTGGGGCGTGAATGGCGGCGAACCGGGCTGGCGCTCTCGCCGTGTCCTGATCCGCGCTGATGGCTCGGAAAAGGTCCTGGCCGCCAAGATCGACGATATCCAGGTGCGCCCCGGCGACCTGCTGATATTCGACACCTGGGGCGGTGGGGGCTGGGGCGACCCGCTGGCCCGCGATCCGGCCTTGGTGGCAGCAGACGTCAAGCGTGGGCTGGTCACGGTGGAAGGGGCCAAGCGCTATGGCGTGGTTCTGACTGCTGGCAGGGCGGTGGATGCGGTGGCGACGGAGGCCCTGCGCGACAGTCTGCGCAAGGCCCGCGGCGAGACCGAGCTGTTCAATTTCGGC